The Paramicrobacterium fandaimingii DNA segment GGGCGCTGCGACGTCTGCGCTGGAGCCTGGTACCCGGTCGATGCCGCAGACTCGGCGCGGGATGCCGCGGCAAGGAGCCTCACCCGTGTCGGCGTGGTCATCGAACCTCGAGCTCAGTGGCCCACCGGTTCCGCCCAGGTGGGGCTTCCGGTCACGGGGCGCATCGCCGCAGAACAGCGGCTCGAGCCAGGCCGTGCCCTTGCACGTCTCACTGACCTCGGCTGGGGAGGGCGGCTGCGCGAGATCTTCGCGCCGAACGCCCCAGACGACGCCGTGGACCGGGCACTTCTCGACGCGTGTGTGCGCGTACTTGCCGACTGGGGATGGAACGAGCGGCCCAGCGCCATCGTCTCCGTGCCGTCGCTCAGCCGTCCTCAGCTCGTCGACTCCCTCGCCGCGGGGCTGTCGTCAATCGGCCGAATTCCCTACCTCGGGGCGCTCGATGTCGAGTCCACGACGTCCGCATCCGACAGCATGAACAGCGTTTTTCGGCTCGCATCTGTGTGGGGACGGTTTCACATCGGCCCCGAGCTGGCGCAGGGTCTTGCGGCACACGCGGGTTCGCCGATTCTGCTCGTCGATGACCGTTCTGACAGCAGATGGACACTCACCGTCGCGGGGCAGACACTGCTTTCCGGCGGTGCCGGCTCCGTTTTGCCGTTTGCTCTCGCCCTCCAGGCGTAGCGCACCCGGTGACGCGCGCCGTCAGGTCACGCAGCCTGGTCAGCCGTGCGTTTCGGCTTTGCGTGCGCAGTCAATGCAGAGTGTTGCGTAGGGCCTGGCCTCAAGTCGCGGGCGGCCGATGGCGTTGCCACACGATTCGCACGTGCCGAACTCTTTGTTCTTAATCCGCTCGAGAGCGGCATCGAGCTCTCGAAGCTCGTTCTCGCCTTCGGTCTGCAGTCCCGTGAGTTTCGACCACTCGTCCGACATC contains these protein-coding regions:
- a CDS encoding TraR/DksA family transcriptional regulator, which codes for MSDNTLEHFADVLHRRKDELVHLMTSNDEALEEVRESLGEGTNDDEHDPEGPTMSDEWSKLTGLQTEGENELRELDAALERIKNKEFGTCESCGNAIGRPRLEARPYATLCIDCARKAETHG